Below is a genomic region from Molothrus aeneus isolate 106 chromosome 5, BPBGC_Maene_1.0, whole genome shotgun sequence.
TCTGTCCCAATGCTTACCAGTCCTGGCAACAATCACTTTCTCTAGGCTGCCCTGGTTTAAGAGGGAACAGACTCAATCCTGTCATAAGGATGCTGGATTAAGCTGTGATCAGAAGCAAATTTATGTGCCAGCAGTCTCTTTCCTTCTACATCCCTGGACTCTTCCATACTTCTTCAAACTTCATTTCAAAGACATTTAGGAATATAACCCCAGGATACAGGTTGCCAGCTAATGTAtttcagcacagctctctgTACCTCTGGAGACTCTAGGCCAATGTACTGCCTGATACCCTCCAAACTTTTCTTTGATCCATTCTCTCCCCACTCAAAACATCCTGATTTTTCACttcaaatgcacatttttcCAAAGCAAACTGCTGCACACGTTGTGGGTGAACAAAGTGTGTCATCTTGGCTTCTTTCTGAAATACTGCAAGACCAGAAAATGAAGAGCAATTCCTTTCAACTCCTTTCCTTCCAAAGCATCCTTCAAAGTATCCTATTCCTCTATTGTGAGCAGCAttccactcttttttttcttcatttacacTGTAATCATCACTTACATTTGAACCTGATAAATCCAAATATAAGTCACACTAGAGATGCTGGAAAACTGTATCTTGTTCACAAAACAATTGGCTTGACAGTTTCTTGGGAATGGTGGTGGGGGGTACATCCTTGTGGGTATGTCCATTGGGCCAAATCTTCTGCAGCTATAAACTGATAGTTTTCCAGTTTTCCTAGGCTGATTTACTCCAGCTGAGGATCTGGCCCTGACAGTGTCTCTCATGCATGTCAGAAGGCTCAAATTCATCACGAATAGACAGCCCCTGCAAATAGAATGGCATGTCAAGGCTGGACATAGCCCCCTTTTGGCTGGACGTGGGAGATAATCTTGCACTCAGATAttcacttctgcagcagcatggtCCATCTATGCTGAAAATGCTCATGCTCTGACATTACATTGAATCTAGTTTCAAATTTAGGAGCACGCCACCAATGCAGGAATCCCAAGGCTTCTGGTAACTGACATTTATAGTGACCATTGACTTAGGGCCTCTTAAAATACTCTTTCAAAGGCACAGAGAATGCAGCTTCATTGGTGATCTGGGAAAGGGTTGTCAAAATAGCAAGGCAAGGTTATGTGTCATTTGTACAGCTTCTAGGAGAGCTTTGAAGAGTGTTTCATACAGCTTGCTGTGTTGTCTTTGAAACTGATGCTTTGCAAGTGACAGAAACTGGAATTATGGCATGAGTTCCTCTGTCCCAACATGGGAAGGTATGCTTGTGTAGCTTCCTTTCTCTGTCCTTCATACCTCAGGGAGGTATGATAGAGAAGAACAAATATACTTAAGACAGTGAAAATTCAACAGAGTTTTCTAAAATAACCCTTTGCTGGAAGCTTCCAtgaattttttatcttttataaaATGCATCCCACACACCAGTTCTAGTTCTTAGAGATCAACAACATTCAGGCTAAATGAAATTCAGTgcctttaaatatttcttttcttttatatagAGGCTCATGGGCATCAGGAGACTGGCATGACTGATTCATTAAAAGTATGTAGTTACCTAGATGCACACTCATCCATCCCATGtctatatatatacaaatattaatattaaagatGTACACATCTATATTGGAGGTAAATCTAAACTAAGCTCACTAAATGCCATTCAGAATCCTCAGCTCCAAATCAGTTTTGCATTTGGGACCCATCTGTGATTTATCCTGTGGCCCTTCCCATGGGAAATTGATTGTAGGTCTTCATTTTGCCAACCAGTCCATGTGAGGAGACCCTGGACAATCCCTTCAGAGGCAGAGGGGCTCTGGGAACAGACAGTTTGCTTGTGCAGAAACACTTGTGGAATTGGCACCTTTGTGATCAAAACAGGTTGAGGACTTTACAGGACAGGACACAGTCTGTAGAGGGGGGTGCAGGCAGATATTCAGATGGAGTGAACTGCCTGAAGCTCTGGTGAAGCAAAATCATCTGGTGATTTGGCCCATGATATGTAAACAGTTCAGTACAAGAGGTTATTATCTGAGGTAATTAATATCTAGTAAATCACCTATGATTGATTAGATGGTTGCCCACAGCCATTCTGCATCTTCCAAAAACTTCCTTTGCACTCCAGCTTGCATTTTTCTCTGTACAACACCAAAGGAGGCACACAGCCATGTAAAATTTGTACAGAGTAGGAGAGAAGCAGCATTGCATTACATATGCTATGTGATGAATCTAGTACAAATACTTTTATCcaaatatacacatacatatagagatttctttttttttgttttccaatgGCCAGTATAAATACTTTACCTGGGAGGTTATTCCCCATGTGCAAAACGAAACTGTTTGTCCTGGGATTTAATCTTCTGTTTTGCTGGTGCTCATATTCTTGGTAAGAAGTGGGTCACTGTCATGGCAGGAGAAACCTTGTTCCCTCTCTTCACCCTGCCGTGTTTGCTCAGGGCTATGTAAGCGCCGCGGTGAACCTTGGATTCATATGCATTGTAGTTATTAGGCAGTAAGGTTTCCTTGAACTTGCACTCATCTTGGAAAACAGCCTAAGGAACAGCAAGGGGAGGGGGTAGGGATTCAAATCAGGTACAATCAATTTTCCACCAAGGCCCAGGTCATTTTTCTTCCTCGCGTTTTTACACCAGGGCTCGTTGCAGTGTGCGACAGGTGGTGCCGCGGCCACTGCGGCCAACAATAAATCTCCCTCCTCGGTGCTAATTTGGTGTCAGATGAACTCAGATGCCACCTGTCCAGATAATGGACTGTGTATTTCCTGTGGCAGATCAAGTTAATTCATTATAAATCATggatttcttcattttatttgcaAGTAATAATAATTGCACCCTCTTGCCCAAACAACAGCTTTATTTAAGACCTCCCCTCTGCCAGACGTTCCatcatttataaaaaaaaattgatgctGGCTGTTGAAACCTTCAGAGCTTttccaaacatcagtgcccaggGACAACTGCTTGCTTTAATAAGAGATTTGATTaacaagaaataatttctttattaaacCATTAGTAATATTTAACTATGCAGCTGGTTCTAATCTGGGAAAACAGTTTTAATGTCCTCCATGtcaaaacataaaaatctaAGGAGGGGGAGTTATCTGGGAGAGGAGGTGCAAGGACAAGCAGGAGACAAatgcagaagaaattaaaagataaagCAGAATAATTCTCTGACTTCAAATGAGATGCCACCAATGCAGTTTTACTTGGGCATCTGTGTGATAACACCATGCAAAGCCTGTAAGAGTTTGACTTAAGGCATTGCGCTGTGCAGGGAAAATGCGCATCTCTTACAGTTTTTGAAAGTgtctttgaaaataaacaaaactgtattgaaagtgggggaaaaaatcaaaggGATTTCTGTACTTCTTTAGAAAGACCCAGCTAAGTAAAGCAGTTGGACTTGTGGCACTTTTTAGGTGCTTGTGATCACTTGTGATTGAAAGAATATTCCTGAAGTGCGATCTTAAAGTGTCCTACTGTCATTATGAGTGCGAGAAGGAATCAGGTTAGTAATGCCACAGGTCCCTCATAACATTTGGCATTATTTTAAACCACTGCAATGCTTTGTTGAAATTACAGCTCTTCTAAAGGAAAGGACTCTGCTGCTCCTTGACAAAAGAGATTGCTACAACCAGTGCCACTCATTACTTTAAGATGGGCTGATTTTGCCTATTGCCCAGACCCAGCCTCTTTCAAATGCACCTCCTAACAAGCACTTTTTCTGCTGGATATTGACGCTGGAGATGTGCTGCTCACAACTCTGAAGTTAAACTGCATTTAGAAAGCAAATCATCTAGATGAGGATGATGGTGTTTCAGTATGATTTGCATACCATTGTTAatagttattattattttctcacCCTTTGCAACTGATCTCACAAAACTGATCATTAAAATAACCCCAGCCACACATGTTGACCTTGTAGGGTAGACTTCCTATTTATTCTTGATGGTGTGGCTGTTTTTGGTAGGAAGGAGCATGTGGTCATTACTTTACTAAGGGTAGCAGTTGGAAATAGCTATAATTGTGCCTCTCCTACACACAATGCGATGCAGGATGGAATCAATGGGGCTCAGCTTTGCTACAATGTGTTTGCAGCCCTGTGACCTTAGAAGAAGCCATCTAATTAATCTGTACTATTTGCAGAATATGTTCATTTTCCTAAGGTGTCCCCTGTACAATCTTACAGGAAAGCTTTAAAATCCCAGCCCTGTAACAGCCATGCTGCTTGTTGCATTAAATAGCACTGATgagagcaggctgggcaggctcCCTGTAACAGGAGGGCTATTTTCTCTGCTTGTAATCAGAGATTTCCATAAGGAAAAgattgaaacaaacaaaaccaaaacaaactgaaCCCAAACAAACAATGCAAAAcactaaaccaaaccaaaccacttcAAAACCTTTTTGTATAAACTGTGAAACACTACTTGCACTTGTACTTACCGTCCCATACAACCTGCCTTTGCTGTTCATTGCAATGAAGAGAGCACTTTTCACACCAAGCAGACTTACAACACCTCTTTCTACAGTGGATATTTCAAAGAGACCTGAAAAACATGAAGTTTAATAGAAGTGTTATCACAGAATCTAGAGCTAATGAAAGACAATTCagatatcttttatttttaaccctAACAAACTTGTAATGTATTCTTTATAAGAATTAACTCCCTAATGcagcaaaataaatatacaCAGAGAAGATCTTGGGTTTTTCTAAATGTCACAggatttgaaaataattattctagAATTGTAGTCACATTCTGTATAAGCCTTTTGTTCTATCAAACTGTTTTGATCTGTCAAACTCTGGACCTTttcaataagaaaataatttttatgtaaTATGCTATACTTACAGAAGTTTTTTTACTGAGCCTTAAAGAAGTGTGGCTTGCATTTTGAAGTCTCACATGACATTGATGCAAAAGATTTTAGCAACTGCCCTCTACAGGAAATTCAAATCCACATGACTAATGCTTTCCTTAATTCTTAGGGTAACAGAACAGCACCCACAAGAATGAATGAACCAGGACCAGCAAACCCCTTCCATGGGACACACTGAGTATCCCAAAAATACTGGTCAGCTGGGATTCAAGAATCATGCTTTGGCACTCTGGactcagcaaaaacctcccAGATTCAAAAGGGAAATGAGAAGGTGAGGAGCaagaaaatgcagcagagagTCAGTTTTCGACCTGCTTTGTCTTTTCTCATCTGTGCAGCAAAGcaggtaaaaataaattctatctAAATTTGTCTAAGCATTTTGTGCCACGTTTCAGCCCAAAGGGTTCTCATATTTATTGATCCCAGGGACTTTAAAAGGCAACAGATGTAGCACAGGTTAATAATATCAAGTCACAACATTTGCACTCTGTGAAGGGTAATTACTAGAGTTCACAGCAATTAAGTGACATCTATTCTATTTCATTTCTGGATGCAACTCACTGTATTGGTTTTCATTGTGAACTCCGCTTATCCTTCCGTCTGGGAGGATTTGAAGGTGAAACCCGATGCCCACGTTGCAGTAAAGCCTCCGCTGCCTCTTGATTCCTAGCAAATAGTCACTCTCCCAGTTCACATCTGCCTTCTCCCCTGACATCCCAGCCATGGACCTGGACAGCAGAGATTGCCATCCTCTCTCCAGCAATGTGCCATTAGTTCTGCTTACAGCTGGGTGTGTGGCAGCAATCCTGGCTAGCAGACCCAggagaaggaaggcaggaagcgTCCGGTGAGCGCCGGTGTCGCAGGACATAGTGATGAGAAGTCTTTGTGCCGTGGCCATCCCGTTCACCTCTTGGGCACGTGGTCAGAATTAATGGCCCTAAAAATACCgcccttcttgtttttctcccttcagCATGGTGGCAGAGGCTTATTTTTGGAAAGCAAATAGAGCTTGCTGACCTGAAACTAAAGCCCAATAGCAGTTGGGTTGGGAGCAGAGACAGGCCAGCAGGACTGCAACTGGTGGGGACCATGGTTTGTAGATCCTGCTTCCCGCTGGGCAGCCTCCGTTATATTTGATTGAGCCATCTTTATAGTGCCCACATCATCACTCTGACATCAACAGCCTGCCCAAGGTGAGGCTGCCAGGCTGTAACACAAACCTGcgtcctccctgcctgctgaggTTGGAGTGCTGTCAGCCAAGACTGGAGGCAGGAGTGGGATTTCATTGGCTGTGGGAAGCAAAGGAGTCAAATTGGTCAGGGAATCAGAGGCCTCACAGGCAGCTTCCTTATTTAGAGAAGAAGGTGTAAAAACAGTTCTGGACCTCATCAGTGAGCAATGAGAGGTTTGCAGCCACTTCCTTGGTGGCACGATCGGCGGGTGCTTGTCGGGGCACCTCGATACTCGGGGACAATCGGCTTGAGGTGGCCACAGCTCTTTTTGTGCACACCCTGCAAAGCCAAGGCACCTCTTACTGAGCGACCCACGTGCTAACCTCTGTCTGTACCTCTGCAAGGAGTGCTCCTGGCTGGCTAAAGGAGAGGTAAGCcatgcagcagggacagaagccccagctcctgcaggtttTATCCCAGTGGGAATTCTGCTAAGCAGGGCACACAGGCTGGAGCATTGATCTTGCAGTGACACATAGATGGGAACATTAGGTCTTCCTGTTGTTCACTGAGGTGACTTCCAGATGATCACATTTACTTCCAGGTGATCACATTTACCTGGGGAAGGTGTGTTCCTCCTGCAGGGGGGCAGTAGTATTTGTAGGAGCAAGACAAGGACTTAGGTGATGTGTAAAAGCTGAGGAAAAAGTGAGATGGCCACAGTTTCCCAGTGTTTCACTGTCTCCTTTCCTCAAGCCCAAATACtcactatttttaaaacttattaCCATCTTAATTTGCCTCCCCTTCCATTTGCTCAGACTGTCTTAATtatttcccctcattttccaCTGAAGCTGTTTCAGCTCCTTTGGAGTTAGATAGATTAGACTTTTATCTTAATTAGTTTCACAGAACTTATCAAGACATaagacagaggaaaacagctgaaatttATACAAATACTTTTGTCAATATGTCTGTCAGCTTCTCATAGCATAGGCCTTGCATCTTCTGTGTCATTTGAGAAGCCTGCTAATGAGGGGAGTACCTGGAAGCATAATTAAACTGAGCACACCAGTAGAGGTGCAATACGaggcctgggacactgcagacTCCCCAACAGGAGCCCCATGAGGTGAAggggagcccctggcagccttGAGCAGGAGATCAGTCATTGTCAGTGGTGTATGTGAATACTGATTGCTCTCAGGAGACAGGCTCAGCTATGGAATAATTGGGAACCACAGGGCTCGGCCCTGGCTTGTGCCAGGTGACATTTCAAGGTCTCTGTGCCTTTGCTGAAGCTGAACTTGactatcacagaatcacagaataaccTGAGCTAGAATGGACCCACTAGGATCATGCAAGTCCAAcgcctggctctgcacaggacaccccagcaatccccTCCTGTACCTGAGAGCCTTGTTCAAAAACTCCCTGATCTCTGGCAGGCTTGGGGTGGTGGCCAAAGGAAGGATATCTTTTGCTGACAAAGAATATCTTCAGATCCTTTTCTCTCCTACTTTCTACTTTATCTGATGATTTTTTCATCTATATAAAGTACATATATCATTTTTAGGAAGGAATAATACTAGTATTTTGCACCCTCTTATCATAGCCGCAGTCTACATGAGAGGCCATCATCACTGGGAAACAAAGCCCAGGGTCCCTGTTACAAGCATGGAGCACtgattttccagtttttcctgtgctgcagtTTGAAACCTGCCCATTCCCAATGCATGTGACTCCTGGCAACACTGCCTGGTCTCAGAGCCATCACTGTCTGTAAAAACATGCAttgtaatattttctttcctgtttatttttccccctagaGAACTTTTCTAGTGTAATGGGTACAGAGCTGTATTTCCATCCTCAGCTTTAATCACCTTCGCATCTTTATGTCTCATTCATCAGAGCAAAGACAAACCATGGGCTAATTGAGCTCCTCTAACTTTTGCTAGCACATCTGCCACTGTGGATTCCCCATAAGGTGTCCTGATGGCCCAAGTTAAAGGAACGCTTTGTAGGATGAACCATGTCTCATCCCAGTACCCTTGACCCCGGAATTAAAACCAAATTGTcagacacaaaacaaacaaagacaaTTTCTGACACGTCTATGGGATGCATTGGTTTGTATTTTAGTCAGTCCAGTTGGAAAGTggctgctgagggctgtggtGACCCAGGAGACAGCCTTGCTCCAGCAGTGTCCTGCTGAGCAAGTCCATCTGACAGCATTCTGTATGGAAAGGGTGCACAGACTACTTGCTTGCAAAAAATCAGGACTTTTCTTGCCTGATCTGTAAACCAACCAAATAGCTAAAATTTGTGATTTCACTGCGACACCTGGTCCTCTTAAGACCAGGAGTCCTGGTGTCTGGCCCCAGACCAAGTGTGTGCAGCTGGGAGATGAAGTGCATTCTACAGTCTTGTACTGCTCAGCAATTCTGCATCAGAGCTGAAATGAGTCTTGAACCATTCTCCAGCTGGATCTGTGGCCAGCAGGTGGCTGAGTTTCTGTATTAGCATTTGAACTGCCATGTAAATTCTTGAGCTTCTGATTCAATTAGGCAAGCCTTGTTTGCTCTAAAAGATGtctcattctactcaaacttgTCCTCTTGGCCCATGAAGTGACTGTTTCCAGAAAACACACTGTAACCTTCTGATTACAGGTAGCATGTTGTTCTGGCTTCATGTGCCCAGTGAAATTTGGAAGGGAGACACCAATATCATTTGCAGTAAAATAAACCCTGTGAACTCCAAAATAGTAAAAATTTACTTCAGCAATCAAACTCTGCTTACTTGAACTCTTAAGACCCAGGGTGACAGTGCTCACTGCCTAACTAAAGCAACAAGTTTTCATTGTCAGTATTTCAGCACAACATTAAAATAACCCCTCTTTGGAGCACAGCAGTTCAGATCCACTTTCAGATAGTCTAAGAAAagtcctgcagctgagcagtaACATGATATGGATGCAGAGCACGTCTTTCAAAAAATGTGTGATGACTTAGGGTCCTAAGTTCCATTTTCAAATCTGTTAAAGTTCTCTCCCTATTTTAAGGCCTGGAAAGAGCAATCCCTCATTCAAGCACAGAAGGATGGACTAAAATTGTTCACCTTGCCTGCGAAGACCCAAGCTGACGGTGGACAGTGGAGAAGGGAGATTTCCAGGTGATAAATCGCCTGTTGTGGCAGAGCAGGTGTTGCAGACTCTGGACAAGTTGCATAAAAATCTGTAAGCCCAAGTATGACATGGAGCCCCATCTGATCATCTTCAGGTTAATGGGGTTTGCTGACCAGTGTGGACAGATTTGTAACACACATACCAGGACTGTtccaaattaaatattaatcaCAATCTGAAAGCAgcataaaaaaataagagagcAAGGATTGCAGAGCTGTATTGACACCCAAGGACTCCACCAAACTGTAAAACTGGTAACACTGAAAAGGGTGTTGTTCCCTTGATGCCAACAACATCAGGAAACACTGAAATAGATGATTAATCAGCAGAAGAGCTGAGCTCTCGTAGCAGGAGCATGACAGAAAGGGTTGTAGCACACTGTGTTTGTTATTTCTCTTCCCACTACCCAACAGAGAGGCAGATTTGTTGTCACACTGATCCCCAAAGTGAATAAAGCAGGACAACAGACAGCAACCTTGCCTAAGAGCCTTGGCAGCTGATGAGCTCTTGGAGGCTGAAGCGAGCAAACTTCTGACCCAAACCTATCCCCTCATTGCAGCTGCTGACTTCTAAAGCATGTACAAGACCTTCTCAAATATGGTTTGTCATCACCAGTCATGAGGAAGCCAAGATATTAACAAGAAACCTCCACtttttcacacacacagaggtccTGGTGAGGACACtcagacacacctgggcaggaaAGTGTGTAAATTTAACAACTTTGAGTCATCTCAAATAATTATCTTCCCTTTTCTCTACAGGGAAATCTCTCACTGAAATTTCACATGCCAATTTCTTACAGGCAAACCCAAATCACAAACCAGcttcctgctgttttctttttggagggaaatgggaaaaattatcTACTCTCACAAAAAACTCTGGAGGATTTAGGACTAGGTGGATGCTAGCTTGCTTGGAAAAGGATCTTGGTTTATTCATGCTGAATTCATTCTCTGCAGAGGGTATGTCAAGCACAGAGACAGTCAAATCTGCTCATCTTTGTTCTCCTGAGCTGGCCAGGTGTCCCTCTCCATGTCCCACAGAAATGGGAACGACTGTGAGAAAAGAGAGCAGTGACTCTACAGTGGACCTGTGTCTTCCCACCTGGTGCTGTGCCCACCAGCCCACACTGCTTCTCTCATCACCTCTCAGCTGTTCCCATTCCACAAGGACAGGCAGTCCAAGGGTAAAAGGCCgagctgaagaaaacagaagtgaCAGCCACCACCCCCACAGGGATCAGCCTGGAGTTATTTATTAGAAGAGGTGAATGACAAGGGACATgtttaatttggtttgtttgtttcgTGCACAGTTTGCTCATtacagcaggaacagggacgctgcaggaacagggatgCTAAGTGCCACATTTAAGTAACATTTTGAGTAGGAAAGCAAAAACCCCCAtggtttttattgttgttggtGATGAGATTCTGTCTAGTGGCCCAGATAACCTCTGTGTGATTCCTGACCATAGAACTATTCAGATTAAATTATGTAATGATCATAGAAGGTTAAAGGCAATTTCTGTCATTTGCCAGGTTATTGTGTCTTCCTTGTGTTGTGCACCATTAGCTCAGTTGAGGACTTTCTCTTGCATGCCTGTTCTTCATCCATTGGTCTGGATCCTCTCtaatatttcaaaggaaaattccAAAACCTTTTGTGTAGTCATCTGAACTTTTTCCTGGGGTTTTCAAgtgtttgggttggtttttttttccctgcatgaGCAGCAACACCTGAAGGTCTAAACCTTGTAATGCATCATTCAAGCAGTTGTGAttcattgttttatttccaCAGAAAGGATCCTGGTTTTGACATCTCCTCCTATCCTCTTCTGCcaccctgttcccattcccactgcACTCTGCTCATTCCACCTGCACAGTTCCTGCAAAGAGCTGTTAGGGTTGCACCCTGTTGGTATCTTCTGTGCTTGAAGAAGGGATGCATTTATGGCACAATGTTCTGAATTCTCTGCAGAAGGATGACAGAATTACATCCCTGATGACAGCCAGAACCTTATTCATAAGGCATCTTTCCAAGgcaaacaaaagcttttttccctttggtcAAAAATGCTCCAAACAGTTTAGCAGTCTCTTGATCCCTCAGAAGCTGCTGAGAACACCTTCAGCCTCTCCTTTGAACACCTTCAACACactccctgtgcatccctggggcTGTCTACTGGACTTCCTCCAATCTGTTGACTTCGCTCCTGTGTTAGGATGCCCTAAACTCTGACCATAGCACACCAGATGTGCCAGGGATGGAAAATAATCCCTTCCCTCACCCCTTGAACTCCTGGCCACCTTTGGGCTAATACAGCCCAGTCTGTGGCTGTCCTGCCTCACCACAACTATGAATTTGGGTTCAGCTCTCTGCACCAGGATCCCCAGCCTCTTCTCAAAGCAAAGCTGCTCCCCAGTCAatcagtgcccagcctgggctaTTGCCAGGAAGAATGTATTCCCAGGGTCAAGGCTCTGCATTTCTTAATGCCAGGCTGCACAAGAATCCTGTCAATCCATTGTTCCAGCTTTTCAGGGGCCAGCTGGATGCCAGCCCTACCCTCATTATATATTCTTTTCCTACAATTTATTGTTGCCAACTGCAGACTTGCAGGTTAGGGAAATAAACTAATCTGGGAGTAGTGATGGATTCTTCCTCAAATGCCTGCCACATTTGTGCAGGATGTTTTTTCCACTCTCCAAATTATTGTTCATTGTGATTTGGTTCTATGTGGTCATCACACATAGTAAAATACAATAGTAaaatacaatattaaaaaaattaatttggtttcTGCCAGCAAAGACCTCATTCTTTAGCTTCATTTTTTTACATTcatgtttttctgtgtgtgatttTAGATGTTCTCCTCATAATCCATGACTATACAATACACTTAAATGGACTTGAATCCCCAAGGCACAGCCTAAAGACAATGTGAGATGAGTAAATGCAGTTCTAATCTGGTTGATTACAGTGGTCattcaatattatttttaaagactgCAAGTCCTGTTTTCAGAAGGGAGCCTGTCTCTCTGTGTCAAAATATGCTCTGCTTTCAGTGCATCAAGGAGACCTCAATATTAGTGCCATATTTCCCACTGGAGTCTAGGATCTGTTGAAGAGCTGGCTGTGAGTAACCAGG
It encodes:
- the FGF6 gene encoding fibroblast growth factor 6, yielding MATAQRLLITMSCDTGAHRTLPAFLLLGLLARIAATHPAVSRTNGTLLERGWQSLLSRSMAGMSGEKADVNWESDYLLGIKRQRRLYCNVGIGFHLQILPDGRISGVHNENQYSLFEISTVERGVVSLLGVKSALFIAMNSKGRLYGTAVFQDECKFKETLLPNNYNAYESKVHRGAYIALSKHGRVKRGNKVSPAMTVTHFLPRI